A region from the Aegilops tauschii subsp. strangulata cultivar AL8/78 chromosome 5, Aet v6.0, whole genome shotgun sequence genome encodes:
- the LOC141022641 gene encoding uncharacterized protein, with product MGLFRRALTNCQLMELKVQNRRFTWSNKRETPTLVRLDRAFCNAAWDLMFKNHVLHAMSSSLSDHCPLLLPNQSGPRKPPVFRFESFWTKMPGFKEVVQQAWSAPSSHSQPVHVINLKLKATAHGLKSWSKGLFSNGNLQLLMAMDVILQLDIAQGSRAIS from the coding sequence ATGGGTCTATTCAGAAGAGCCCTCACCAACTGTCAGCTTATGGAGCTGAAGGTGCAGAACCGGAGGTTTACTTGGAGCAACAAAAGGGAGACCCCTACTCTTGTGCGTCTGGATCGGGCTTTCTGCAATGCTGCTTGGGACCTCATGTTCAAGAATCATGTGCTACATGCCATGTCCTCATCCCTCTCGGACCACTGCCCCCTCCTCCTTCCCAACCAGAGTGGCCCGCGAAAACCGCCTGTCTTTCGCTTCGAGTCCTTCTGGACCAAAATGCCGGGGTTCAAGGAGGTGGTCCAACAAGCTTGGTCTGCGCCCTCCTCGCACTCTCAACCGGTGCATGTCATCAATCTCAAGCTCAAGGCCACGGCGCATGGGCTCAAATCTTGGAGCAAAGGCCTCTTCTCTAATGGCAATTTGCAACTCCTCATGGCCATGGATGTCATTCTGCAGTTGGATATTGCTCAAGGCTCCCGCGCAATCTCCTAG